A genomic stretch from Pochonia chlamydosporia 170 chromosome 4, whole genome shotgun sequence includes:
- a CDS encoding protein family Cys-rich (similar to Metarhizium robertsii ARSEF 23 XP_007816907.2) → MEPKQDYQQQQPVPMQPMHTSSQQMVPQQPQQQHAQTQQTQNANANLDPRGSDWQIGLFDCFSDMEACLIAYFLPCMLHGKTMDRMRDPSLQSHDPLNNECMIWGGIQCFTCCGWLYNMVKRTEIREKYGIQGSGGSDCCTSYCCLCCALVQQDREVALRAGHYAPVTQGYQAQTHGMQMPAPVHAAQPHPQHQQSFHGQSPPPQQAYQQSPPPQQVYQQTPPPQQQQQYQQPMQSGIQSAHEQGMPTYPHEGQYGQKQ, encoded by the exons ATGGAGCCCAAGCAGGAttatcagcagcagcagcctgtgCCAATGCAGCCCATGCACACGTCTTCTCAGCAAATGGttcctcaacaaccacaacagcaGCATGCGCAGACACAGCAGACACAGAATGCGAACGCGAATCTTGACCCTCGCGGATCAGACTGGCAGATTGGCCTGTTTGACTGCTTTAGCGATATGGAGGCCTGTCTGATTGCCTACTTTTTGCCATGCATGC TCCACGGCAAGACCATGGACCGTATGCGCGACCCGTCCCTCCAGTCTCACGATCCCCTCAACAATGAGTGCATGATCTGGGGAGGAATCCAGTGCTTCACCTGCTGTGGATGGCT CTACAACATGGTCAAACGAACCGAAATCCGCGAGAAATACGGCATCCAAGGCTCCGGCGGCTCCGACTGCTGCACCTCCTACTGCTGCCTCTGCTGCGCCCTCGTCCAGCAAGATCGTGAAGTCGCCCTCCGAGCAGGCCACTACGCCCCCGTCACCCAGGGATACCAGGCTCAAACCCACGGCATGCAGATGCCTGCTCCTGTCCACGCTGCCCAGCCTCATCCTCAGCACCAGCAGTCCTTCCATGGCCAgagtcctcctcctcagcaggCTTACCAGCAGAGCCCGCCTCCCCAGCAGGTCTATCAGCAGACTCCGCcgcctcagcagcagcagcagtacCAGCAGCCGATGCAGAGTGGTATTCAGAGCGCGCATGAGCAGGGTATGCCTACTTATCCTCATGAGGGGCAGTATGGACAGAAGCAGTAG
- a CDS encoding GNAT family acetyltransferase Nat4 (similar to Metarhizium acridum CQMa 102 XP_007812541.1), producing the protein MAKGKINGETGKNAKSKTNPIEEVNAKEDSLFIKDHLPSLPSRWTHPTSQTEYTIQLLQARSLTETQLNACFSLIEHTSRADYASSSTGWHPVAKKKEMRTPELRYILVQHEGKVYGFTSLMPTWENGEAVVYCYEIHLRDELRGTGLGKLLMGYLGAVAESIAGVEKVMLTCFVSNESARRFYEGLGFGVDEWSPGERKLRGKRVVPDYMIMSRRVKRRDRDGDRE; encoded by the exons ATGGCGAAGGGAAAAATAAATGGCGAGACTGGCAAAAATGCAAAATCCAAGACCAACCCTATAGAAGAAGTCAATGCTAAAGAAGACAGCCTCTTCATTAAGGACCACCTCCCATCGCT ACCATCACGATGGACGCACCCAACCTCACAAACAGAATACACAATCCAGCTCCTTCAAGCGCGTAGCTTGACAGAAACACAACTCAACGCGTGCTTCTCACTCATCGAGCACACCAGCCGCGCAGACTACGCGTCCTCCTCAACGGGATGGCACCCcgtcgccaagaagaaggagatgcgGACCCCTGAGCTGCGGTACATTTTGGTCCAGCATGAGGGAAAAGTCTACGGGTTCACGTCGCTGATGCCGACGTGGGAGAATGGCGAGGCGGTGGTTTACTGCTATGAGATTCATTTACGGGATGAGCTTCGGGG GACGGGATTGGGAAAGTTGCTGATGGGGTATTTGGGAGCTGTGGCAGAGAGTATAGCGGGTGTTGAAAAGGTCATGTTGACGTGTTTTGTGAGTAATGAGTCGGCGAGGAGGTTTTATGAGGGTTTGGGGTTTGGCGTGGATGAGTGGTCGCCGGGggagaggaagttgagggGGAAGAGAGTGGTGCCAGATTATATGATTATGAGTCggagggtgaagaggagggatAGAGATGGGGATCGTgagtga
- a CDS encoding ribosomal protein L36 (similar to Metarhizium robertsii ARSEF 23 XP_007816909.1) yields the protein MARRKKTGKRASSQAASQPADNNDVYGMDESQRRLRKEGFHPAVTSLAPREIVVAWTARLVTGKPTREQFLGLGLSKGSDYTPSRYMTTGMLLLRYESRWARSVDEPDDKTNKLATIFNSIHIGGEVANYLFEQGWKSVFNAASSSSSSWRAIANSIKIWDFYASDLRTDGHSGVLLAVTPECTIGELNLASHLDPYGLDPTNTLSTWCQDAMKYEREIYLSIYLIHNRIHRKIGKGKNPQNKQHGQKILPVDFMAPKIVAAVSDIREVRGIWGFNPFVSNSPSQLFQPSIIFSAMRLRAMLRHISEQQKALKVLHFEKIPLLDRRMVAVILRECPNVRMIGIYDCPLIHFGDVLCLIDLIYEVNYKRREAGLPEITALDFYPRFNHGTPFETGRSATYGLTWGPHKLDVVQRGFFYIILKAFVKAKRINLGLLFDKDKAFCNYLRQVPNYPLAVPMFLDALYRYVDARDRQSQKKALYDLVKPVRLGLTRDMDRDWQTRYMDTLGDYLVFCSSCGYETLEEFYSGPARDMQPHLRVCAGCILQRWLDDEDDHLKEYKKQILDTLYPSWKGSDFNKDAPIPKFAKGVINLHSTKSVRPDTNHLYVDSNGVMCTRQAMRDMVRDNKIHYDSLVNLPALGSIVANSKLWGRVYNKCNNLDVYCRAIRCLTEQEEKRETEKKQARRVDGGKPDTVEELQPPTQILEGNIPSHDIDSAFLFHWGLTQKGWGAEERKVEAPRDDQVKPDGFW from the exons ATGGCGAGGCGAAAGAAGACTGGGAAGAGGGCTAGCTCGCAGGCCGCCTCGCAGCctgcagacaacaacg ATGTGTACGGCATGGACGAATCCCAAAGACGACTTCGGAAGGAAGGCTTTCACCCGGCCGTGACATCCCTGGCTCCAAGAGAAATCGTAGTGGCTTGGACAGCACGACTCGTCACAGGCAAACCGACTCGCGAGCAGTTCTTAGGACTAGGACTATCTAAGGGCTCAGACTACACGCCGTCTCGGTACATGACTACG GGTATGCTCTTATTGCGGTATGAGTCAAGATGGGCTCGATCTGTGGATGAACCAGACGACAAAACCAACAAGTTGGcgaccatcttcaactccatTCACATTGGCGGCGAAGTTGCAAATTACCTATTCGAACAAGGATGGAAGTCCGTTTTTAATGCCGCTTCTAGTTCCTCTTCATCCTGGAGAGCCATTGCAAATAGCATT AAAATCTGGGACTTTTACGCATCGGACTTGAGGACCGATGGCCACTCGGGCGTTCTTCTCGCAGTCACCCCCGAATGTACCATTGGAGAATTAAACCTGGCTAGCCATCTTGATCCATATGGTCTCGACCCAACGAACACTCTTTCCACTTGGTGCCAAGATGCTATGAAATACGAGAGAGAGATTTATCTCTCCATATATCTCATCCACAATCGCATCCATAGGAAGATTGGAAAAGGTAAAAACCCCCAGAACAAGCAACATGGCCAGAAGATTCTGCCGGTGGACTTCATGGCACCGAAAATCGTGGCTGCTGTGAGTGATATACGGGAAGTCAGAGGCATCTGGGGCTTCAACCCATTCGTTTCGAACTCACCATCCCAGTTGTTCCAGCCGTCGATAATATTTTCTGCTATGCGATTGAGAGCAATGC TGAGACATATATCTGAACAACAGAAAGCACTAAAAGTATTGCACTTCGAAAAGATCCCCCTCTTGGACCGGCGCATGGTTGCGGTGATTTTACGCGAATGCCCAAATGTCCGCATGATTGGCATTTACGACTGTCCCCTGATCCATTTTGGAGACGTTTTGTGCCTTATCGACTTGATCTACGAAGTAAATTATAAGCGAAGGGAGGCTGGTCTGCCCGAGATCACGGCACTTGACTTCTATCCACGCTTTAACCACGGAACACCATTCGAGACCGGTAGATCAGCCACATATGGACTAACATGGGGTCCTCATAAATTGGACGTTGTTCAGAGAGGCTTCTTTTACATTATCCTGAAAGCATTCGTGAAGGCGAAGAGAATAAACCTTGGTCTTTTGTTTGATAAGGATAAGGCCTTTTGCAACTACCTCCGTCAAGTCCCAAACTACCCTCTAGCGGTTCCCATGTTTCTGGATGCCTTATACCGATATGTGGACGCGAGGGACAGACAGTCGCAGAAAAAGGCGCTGTATGACCTTGTAAAGCCGGTGCGGCTTGGTCTAACCCGGGATATGGATCGGGACTGGCAAACGCGTTACATGGATACTCTTGGAGATTACCTGGTATTTTGCTCATCTTGTGGCTACGAAACTTTGGAGGAGTTTTACTCTGGCCCTGCTCGAGATATGCAACCTCATCTACGTGTTTGTGCCGGGTGTATCTTGCAGCGGTGGcttgacgacgaggacgatcATCTCAAAGAGTACAAGAAGCAAATCTTGGATACACTGTATCCCTCATGGAAGGGCTCAGACTTCAACAAGGATGCCCCGATACCAAAATTCGCAAAGGGCGTCATAAATCTGCACTCGACGAAGTCGGTACGCCCCGATACTAATCATCTTTATGTGGACAGCAACGGTGTGATGTGCACGCGTCAAGCGATGCGGGACATGGTGCGAGACAACAAAATCCATTACGATTCGTTGGTGAATTTGCCCGCCTTGGGTTCAATTGTCGCCAATTCAAAGCTTTGGGGGAGGGTCTACAACAAGTGCAACAATCTCGACGTATACTGCAGGGCGATTCGTTGTTTGACagagcaagaagagaagcGGGAGACtgagaagaagcaagccCGGAGGGTGGATGGCGGGAAGCCAGATACAGTGGAAGAGCTACAACCACCTACACAGATACTCGAGGGCAACATACCGAGCCATGACATTGATTCTGCATTTCTATTTCATTGGGGCTTGACTCAGAAGGGCTGGGGAGCTGAGGAGCGGAAAGTTGAAGCGCCGCGTGATGACCAGGTGAAGCCGGACGGCTTTTGGTAG